Below is a genomic region from Cynocephalus volans isolate mCynVol1 chromosome 14, mCynVol1.pri, whole genome shotgun sequence.
TGGATCAGTTAATGAGAAGTTGCACCAACTTCCCTAAAAATGTCACAGACAAATCTGCAAAGCCTGTGTTCACTGATGATCCTTCTCTGTGATGGTCTTGTGAATGAAGTTTTGAAGTCAGGTCTAAGTGTTCACTTACAACCTGaactgagtttttgttttgtttttatacgGTATTTCAGGATCAGGTGGAATatcaaccaaaggaaaaaggaaacccAGGCAGGAAGAAGATGAAGACTATCGAGAATTTCCTCAGAAGAAGCATAAACTTTATGGTAAGAGTGTAACttcactatttcttttttcttgggtgACTGGGCTTGATTCttagagaggaaaggggagagataCCTTAGATTTTGGACCTTGAGTGATTTTTGAGCCCTTCAAATTTGGGGGAGAGAATGGCGTCCATCCTGTTTTATTTTACCCTTTCATTCTGTCATGACTTTAAGGGAATCAGACAGTTGAGGGAGTGGGGCATAGAATGttgaggagaaggggagggaagagactTTGTTACTAGAGAGGGGGTAGCAAAGATGATATGTTGGGCTTCACGTTTCTGTCTTGCATCAGGGAGGAAGCCACGGCCTAAAACTCAGCCTAATCCCAAATCCCAGGCTCGTCGTATTCGGAAGGAACCACCCGTTTATGCAGCAGGTACGCTTTCTTTTGGAAGCTTTGTGTGAGGCAGTTCTCGTACtctggctttttgttgttgttgtatatgAAGGAATGATGTACTAAATCATTCCTTTAAGGAGGCAGTTATTAAGGGCCTGAGTTTGGAGGTCAGGAAGACTATTGTTCAACTTTTGGCTCTTCGTTAACTTTCTGACCTGCCTCAGTATTTAACTTTTAcaaacctcagtttcctgtttataaatagagataataaaagaagaattgtgaaaattaaatggtaTAAAAACATTTAGCGTAGTCTCCGCCACACAGGAAACACTCAGCAAACTGGCTGTTATATATCTCAGTATCTCATTGTTATATCCTGCTATGAAAAGTGTTGCCCAGTTGGAGTGGTTCTCAGATGGTTTTTATCATGGGGAAATGAATAGGAGTTTCAGAAACTCCTTACTGTCTGAAAAAAAGCACTTCTAGAAGTTATACACAGCAAGAAGCTCTTCATAATTGTCtaccaggaaaaggaaaaaaccatTTTCCTAAGTTGTAGAactatgctttttgtttttggagaATACTGCAGGTTACAAAgtattcctttctctcctttgtaGGCAGTTTGGAGGAGCAATGGTATTTAGAAATCGTAGATAAAGGCAGTGTCTCCTGTCCTACCTGCCAGGCAGTGGGGAGGAAAACCATAGAGGGTTTAAAGAAACACATGGAAAACTGCAAACAGGTTAGATATTTTGTGGCATTTCATaactgttgtgattttttttacccAAACTTTAGACCTCTGGTATTGTGTCGGATATATTGATTATAGTGGATAGAGGCAGCATTGTGTAGTAGAAAAACagactatgcatctgacagattTGGGTTTGAATGCTCACTTAGTTACATACAAGTTGTGGCATTTAGCTTTTTATGTGTAAACCtcggtttcttcatttgtaaaacggagaaaaaataataacaactacCTTCCGTGGTCCCAAAGAGGATATGAAAGTAACACAGCTAAGCTCCTTGCCCATTACTTGACAAACAttggcattcagtaaatgttacttcttattattttaaaaatgagttgcCTTTACTTCTTTGCCTTTGAGAACATGATGCTGAGCTTTTGagattttgagatttattgaCTATTGAgttgggaaaataaaggaaatgtagATGAGAACATTTCAGTAGGACTTTGTGacattgtgtttctctgttgcctGGCACTGAgcagtattttttccttttaggaaaTGTTTACTTGTCATCATTGTGGGAAACAACTTCGCTCACTGGCAGGGATGAAGTATCATGTCATGGCAAATCATAATAGTTTGGTAAGAATGTCTTCTGTCCTCTGTGAGCTTACGTGGTGTTTGGATGTGTTTTACTTAGGTGAGTGTAGATATCTCAGTGTGGATGGCTAAGGCTCTGGGACTTTATAAGGCTGTGAGTAAGAAGATCCTTTTGATAGAAGAGTTATGCGCAGAGAAACCTTTGCGGCGGATCTGTAGGTGTTTATGTGTTTAGGTTATCCCCAAAGGTTCATATCTTGGGAGACAGAGGCCTAGAACAATATATTCACTTCCTTTGTCTGTCCAAGAGTAAATGGAGAAAGGCAGGAGTCAGATAACTTGGACTTCTGGGTGTCAGCTTAGCTGCTAGTCTAATCCTTGATtctactgtgatttttttttctgaatctctTTTCCCATGAATCATCTGCTTATTTGCTTCTCTTGATTTCTAGCCCATTTTGAAGACCGGAGATGATATAGATGAGCCAAGTGAGAGGGAACGGCTCCGAACAGTTCTAAAGAGACTGGGAAAGCTCAGGTGCATGCGTGAGGTAAGAGCCCAAGGACAGCAACTCCTCCCTGGAGTCTCATGTCAGtgtctttctgttcttctttttcatgtctccttctccttcctgctAGTTCTATGCCATCTTATGGCATAAGGGTGGCTCCTGCTTTTCCAGATCTCTTGAACTCATTAatagttctttattttctttctcatctccaaaaatttatttttctcccctttccctttgtTCAGAGGGGTTTCTTTACCATTCTTTCCTCAGTGTGATGAAGAGGATCCCAGTAACTCACTGTGATGAACTTTGATGTTGCTGGGTATTTGATATTGGAGTGAGGTTAAATCGTAGACTAAGGAGGAAATTCTAACACAGAGTAGGTGCACAGTTGTGGTTACCAAATGCTGATTAAACTGATTGAATATCATGCTTGGTCATAGATAGGACAGCCAGAGAGAAACAAGGATATGTTAGTGTGAAATGTTGGAGAGCGTATTGTGATATCAgagggtgtgtttgtgttttgtagtGGCCAGTGCTTTGTGGCTGTATAGAAATTTAGGGATCATGTCAGAAGATGTAAGATTATAGTTTAAGCCTCTCTCCTGTGTCCAGAGTTGCTCCAGTAGCTTCACCAGCATCATGGGATATCTGTACCATGTCAAAAAATGTGGCAAAGGGGCTGCAGAGCTGGAGAAGATGACCCTGAAATGTCACCACTGTGGAAAACCATATAGATCGAAGGCTGGACTTGCGTATCACCTGAGGTCAGAGCATGGGCCTGTGAGTACTGATTCTTTTCTGGACCATGTTTGGAGATAGATTTTGTAGTGAGTGCTTACCCTGACATCTTCCTCATCTTTGTTCCTCTTTTGTTTCCCCTTTTAATCTTTGAATGCTTTTGCTCTGTCTTCATTGTTCGTTCTTTGTTCTTCCtgtcttgactttttttttttggattctatTTCCAGCTGCtctgccgtgtgtgtgtgtgtgtgtgtgtgtgtgtgtgtgtgtgtgtgtgtgtgtgtgtgtgtgtgtgtgtgtgtgtgtgtgtgtgtgtgtgtgtgtgtgtgtgtgtgtgtgtgttatctacatagtgtgtgtgtgtgtgtgtgtgtaacctcGGCATGCTGTCATCTGCACCAGCGCACCGGCCATatctacataggatccgaacccgcggccttggcactaccagcgccgcactctcccgagtaagccacagggctggccctatttttaatttttttttataaagatgactggaaaggggatgttaacccttgacttgatgttgtcagcaccacgttctccagCACCACGTTCTCCAAGTGAACAAACCAgccatcctatatagggattcgaacccgtgtccttggtgttatcagcaccacactctcccaagtgagccatgggctggcccgttTGTGTGTTTCTAGAGTCAAATTtgttaaggtataatttacatatggtAATATTTACTTTAGTTCGTAAATATAAGAGTTTTGACACATGAATTTGGTCATGTAACCACctccacaatcaagatacagaacaattCTGTCACCTCCCCAAATTGCCTTGTGTCCCTTTGTAGTCAGCTCTTCCTCCTAcctgcagcccctggcaaccactgatctattttctgtccctatagttcagaatgccatataaatggaattatacagtatgcaGTCTTATTaaacctggcttcttccattTAGCATGCATTTCAGAGTCATCCCTGTGTTGCATGTATCATtagtttattcttatttatttctgactATGGATATTTCAAGtttgttgtttttccattcattgaACAGTTGaaaaacatttgggttgtttccagtttttggtaattatgaattaagctgctataaacattcaggAAAAgacttttatgtaaaatttttaatttctcttaggtaaatacttaggaatggggttgctgggtcatatgataaatgtatatttaactttgtaagaaactgccaccaaactgttttccaaagtggctgtgccattttgtattcccaccagcagtgtatgagaattccagttgctttACATCTTGTCTGCACTTGCTATtgctagtttcatttttttaatccattctaaTAGATGCGTAATAGTATTTtgctgtggtttaaatttgcatttccctaatcatTAGTGATGTCTAATGATgtcttctcatgtgcttattggcaacCTGTATGTCTTTAGTGAAGTGTCTGTTCTAATCCTTTGTTCACTTTTGGGGGGGatttttgggggatttttttatcttatttttaagttttggatGTATTCTGAGATTTTACATATTATAGGTATAAAGTTCTTTACCATTTTTTATAgtgtttttcaaagaacaaagttttaaatttcagtgttcaatttatatatttttcttttatggataatacttttgttgttgtatatAAGAAATCTTCACCTAACCCAATgtataattttctattgctgctgtaaatcACCACATACTTAATgtcttaaaacagcacaaatttattatctcaaagtTCTTTAGGTCAGAAATCCAGTTATAGCATGGCTCAGCAGGTTCCTCTCCTTAGAGTCTCACCAGAActattcctttctggaggctctaggggagaatttgtTTCCAGTCTCATTCAGATCGTTCAAGAATTCAATtcctgcggagaaaaaggaactctcatacattgttggtgggactgcaaaatggtgcagcctctatggaaaatggtatggaggttcctcaaacaattgcagatagattaccatatgacccagctatcccactgctgggaatatacccagaggaatggaaatcatcaagtcgaaggtatacctgttccccaatgttcatcgcagcactctttacaatagccaagagttggaaccagcccaaatgtccatcatcagatgagtggatacggaaaatgtggtacatctacacaatggaatactactcagctataaaaacaaatgaaatactgccatttgcattaacatggatggacctagagagaattatattaagtgaaacaaggcaggcacagaaagagaaataccacatgttctcacttattggtgggagctaaaaattaatatataaattcacacacacacacacacacaaaaaaaaaaccggggcggggggagaagatataacaaccacaattacttgaagttgatacgacaagcaaacagaggggacattggtgggggggaagggaggagggagggaggttttggtaatgggcaacaataatcagccacaatgtatatcgacaaaataaaattaaaaaaataaataaaataaaatttttaaaaaaattcaattccaTGTAGTTGTAGGAGCTTCTTTCCTTATTTGGTGTAGGCTGCTAGTTGTTCTCAGTGTCTAAAAGTCACCTGcactccttggctcatggcccccttcATCTTCAAGTCAGCAACAGCAGGTTGAGTCTGTCTGCCTCTTCTTACACCGCATCTCtcttacttaaagtcaactgattatagactttatatctacaaaataccttcacatcaacacctagattagtgttgaTTGACTAACTGGTGACTGTAGCCAAGTTGACATGTCAAAAAAATATCGCACCCAGGatcacaaaaattttctcccttaGTTTCTTcaacaagttttatagttttgtgttttacatttagggctatggtccattttgagttaattttttttatgtagtgTGAGGTATAGGTTGAGGTTTATTTCTTTGCATATGAAAGTGTCTTGACTTTTAACCACTTTTACTTGTTAGTCAGAACAGATTTAATCTTGCTAAGAAGCTTTTTTACCAGTAAAATATGCATTAATATGATAGAGCTTAATGTTAGTGGTTAGCAAACTAGTAAATAGCTCTTTTGATATTTAGAGCAGGAAGGACAGTCTTTAATCACTGGTTCTGACGGAAGCCACTTACCAGGTCTTTGTTTTGCTGTGTCTCATTCTTGCAGATCTCCTTCTTTCCAGAGTCGGGACAGCCAGAGTGCTTAAAGGAGATGAGCTTGGAGTCAAAGAGTGGTGGCCGAGTTCAGAGACGTTCTGCCAAAATAGCTGTATACCATCTGCAGGAGCTGGCCTCTGCTGAACTGGCTAAGGAATGGCCTAAGAGGAAGGTGCTTCAGGACCTGGTACCTGATGATCGGAAGGTTTGGTAGAAACTTGTATTAATTTTGGAACTGTTATGTCTAATATTGTGCTTACTCtacagagaaaagtaaatgtaCTTGTGCTTATCATATGATAAGCAGTATTTTGCTTCTTTATTCTTGGAGATGTAGTACATCTGATCCAGCTTCAGTGTTTGGATTCAGTCAGGTTCTAGAGTGACAGTCTGTTTCAGATAATTCTCctggctttttcttttgtgtccttGATGCTTTTGAAGAGGACTGGctggttattttgtagaatgttgcCCAATATGGATTTGTGTGGTGTTTTCTCAAGATTAGGTTGAGGGTTATATGTTTTTGACAAGAATACCACCAAAGCAATGTTGGCCCTTCTCAATTTATGGTATCAGAAGGTATATGATGTTGATGTGTCTTTTTACTGATGAAGATAATTTTGATTAGTTGGTTAGGTATGTCTTCCAGGTATATCCATGGTAAAATTATGATCTTTTTGTTTGTAATTAGTGAATATTTTGTGGGGAGATTGAGActatgcaaatatcctgtttcttaTACTTTTGCCCACTTACATTAGCATCCAtcgatgattcttgcctgaaacCATTATTACTATggtatttatttaatgattttctgttttcatcatttcttcttcaattattaattggaattctgCAGTGAGAAAGATCTgtcctttttcttctatttcatttatatcagtttaaaatcatatatatatttattttattttatgggtttTAATCCAatgctattatttattttgctactcAAATTGTCCAAGATTTGGCCATTGAAAGCTATTTCAAGTGGGCTCTTATATTTTTTTGGCATGTCCCAATCATTACCATAAGATACTGTAGGCTCATCTTGCGTTTTTTCCTGTCCCAGCCTTGGAATCAACTATTTCTCTTAGGAACTCTGGTTCTTTCTATTTAAGAAtacatttagaaaccaagatttgaGTGTTAGGTACTCTCATTTGTACTGGGGAATCATTACTTCTGAGCCCTCTTGGTAGAGAGAGCtagaatatgtatgtatatatgttcatataaacacacatttatttctatgtctgtctatttgtatgtatattaaaAGCCATGATAACTTCAATTCCAATCTAACACCACAAATTTTATTCTAGCCTTCCTCTTCCTTTATTTGTAACTCCTCtttccaacagtgagaaacttgACTTTTATTAcccataatatatttatttgctcaaTTCTATTATAACAAACtggtttcagaattgctaactcATTTCcctgtaaaaaacaaatttactaactagagaataatatatatgtatagttcTTTTCATCTTTACACTTATAGTATATAGTCAGAATACTATTTTCCAATGTTACTTAGGTTGGTTTTTTCTTCCTTACCCCTTCCTTATGTCACTCATGTTATAGGTTCATGTATTACTCTTATTACATTTTGGGTTCCCCCTACATCTTATTTAATTtaaactattcatttattttcaggtaTGTGAAACATTATCATGATTCTATATCAGATCTATTCAAAAAGGTCTGCTTAGAGAAGAGTCACTACCCCTCACCCCTCATCCCAACTATTCCATTCCCattccccttttctttctacACTATTCCCACCCCACCACCAAAGATAACCAAACTCATTAGTTTCTGGTTTATCCTTCCTATATTTTTATGGGATGAATCATcggatatatttatattttcttacatttctttcttacTATTGATACTTTTTTGCACTCTGCTTTATTCCACTTAATATTATCCTGGAAATCACTTTGTATGTGTTCATTAGAGATCATCCtcattgttattgtttgtttgttttcgtttgtttttttctttctttaaattttacttcatcctcattctttttttatagctgccTAATACATAGTTTATGTAAATATGAttgtttattatataaaaataatagtttacaTAAATATTCCTTTGTCACCATAAATGGATTTTAGATGGACCCATTTACACTAGCTGCAAAGAAGAGTAAATGCTTAGAAATAAGGCCAGCTCTATGCTctgatttcttttataaatttaccAGAAATTCTTTGGGCTACCTATCTCACTTCCCCCATTACCTCTAtgggctttgttttatttttctgtctcagAAAATCAGCTTCTTTTCAGACACTTCCATTGTTGAAGCAGGAACATTATTTACTCACCAGAAATACAGCTATTACCCGTGTACTTTGCAAAAACTGTCTCTGCAGATGCTATTTCCAGTTGTTATAAGGAGAGACTAACTCATGTCAAAGCATGGGAGAGGAAGTGCTAGGAATAATTCTACTTTTGCAGTATAAGCAAAGATTATGTATGCTAACCCTTGCTTTCTCTCACATCCTTGTTTCATGTTGaaccttaatttttttgttttagaatttaaaaaatatcaaaaattagcATTGTATCattgaagaaaaattaacaatgCAGATAAGCAGggagaaaaatagtaaaatcttTCAAAACTCTACCACCTAGAGAATACACTATTAGCATTTTGGTGTGTAGCCTTTAACCTTTTAACCCATCTACATATATTTCTATTGAATGAGTATGTGAATGCAACTTTGTGTaccccccctctttttttttaaacaaatgttttaacCTGTGTAATGgtctgtagcttttttttttaactgtggatGAAGTGTTTTATCTGAAAGTCCTCCTGTGTTCtgttaaagaatgaaatactaccattcgcaataacatggatagacttaaagaaaattaaattaagtgaaacaagtcaggcacaaaaagagaaataccacatattctcacttatttgtgggagctaaaaattaataaataaataaacatacaaacaaagggtggggagaagaagatagaataagcacaaaaattccttgaactatttaagccaagtgcacagatacgatgggggggtgggggtggaaagggatgggtaaaggggcatgaaaaccaactacagtgtattttgagaagtaaaataaaattaaattaaatttttaaaaaatggatttaggggccgagcccgtggcacacttggtagagtgctgcgctgggagcgcggcgacgctcccgccgcgggttcggatcctatataggactgaccggtgcactcactggctgagtgccggtcacgaaaagacgacaaaaaaaaaaaaaaaaaaaaagaatataaaaagtgattcatttaaaaaaaaaaaaaaatggatttaggACATttggtgacaaaaaaaaaaaaaaaaaaaaatcctgaaattctgaatctgtttttttccttcaaaatcatATTCGCATTTCTAaccaaataaatgttttcttaaaaaaaagaaaaatcaaatttttctAAGACTAAACAATAGACAATTATACTTACCAGTTTCAGGAACCTCAGAGGGTCTTACATCTTACAGTTTTTTTGTATATGCAAATGTACTATGAACTTCATAGTTACATATCCTGAAGAGCTGAGTGTGAAACTTTGGGGTATTTTTGTTGGGAATTGGATTCCTCCAAACAAGATGTTTTTTTGTCTTATAGTTAAAATATACTCGCCCTGGGCTACCTACCTTCAGCCAGGAAGTACTACACAAATGGAAGTCAGATATCAAGAAGTATCATCGCATTCAGTGTCCTAATCAGGTGgttctttctcattcatttattcagtaaatgtttatcaAGCTTCCGCTGCTGTTTCGATTATTAATTCCTTCATGACAAAGCACCTgaatcttagtggcttaaaacaattattttaattgcTCACAAATTCTCTAGATTAGTAATTTTTTCAGGACTCAGCAGGGAAGTTCTCCTGCTATCCATGGCATCAGCTGGGATCACTCATGGGAGTGCATTCAGCTGGATGCTCAGATGGAACTGGAATGTCCAAAATGGTTTCTGTGCAGCTGCCTTCAGCTGGGAGCTCTGCTCTTCGTATGGCCTCTCCCTCTAGCAGTGTAGTTAGACTACAAGCAGGGAACATAGTGACTGACTTCTCAGAGATAGTATTCTAAGAACATGAAAGCAGAAGCTGCAGATCTCTTAAGGGCTAGCTTCAGAATTTGCACAGCATCACTTCCATAACATTCTGTTGGTCAAAGTAATCACAGGGCTAACCCAGATTTAAAGTGAGGGTAAATAAACTCTACTTCTTGATGGGAAGAGTGGCAGAGAATTTGCAGCCATCTTTAAACTACCAAGGCTGTATATGCAGTACATTGGTGAGGAGTAAATATAAAAGAAGTGGAAGACACTTTTGCACTAAATACagcagattaaaaagaaaaaatctaaccATACaattttctgtgtttctcttaAGTGTCAGAGAAAGTATGAGGGtaccaaaaagttcatggatatattcatattatcttttaattctatttttccatgaacttttcaaagtaccctcctACCAGGGAAAGGAATGGCTTAAGCTTTTCTAAACTTGcttaccttctttttcttttccttttcctttaactTTCCTTGGTTTTCCTTCTTGCTTTTGAGGCTTGCATGtggattctttctttgttttgtgcCACTAATTATTGGTCTTCTTCCTTCATATGTGGAGTTGATCATGTGAATGGCCAGATTGCTATGAGAAGGTTGCTGTTTGGCATAGtcttcacattattttttctctttttcagggaTGCGAGGCAGTCTACAGTAGTGTATCTGGCCTTAAAGCTCACCTGGGCTCTTGTACATTGGTCTGTAACTTTTGAACTTAATATCTTAACATATCCTCTAAAATAGTCTGACATGGAAGAGAATTCAGTTTAGGTGAACAGCTAGTTGTCTTGTTTACTGTTATCTTCAGAGGCTGCTTTAGTTTTTTATGTACCACAGATTCTAGGTCTGTTATTGAGTGGGATACCAGGATATGTCCAAGACTCAGAAAAGGCCAACATAGCCATAAGTCATATTAGTTAAgagaatttggagaaaaatatattagTTCTGAGTCCCTACCAGCGATTTAACTCCTTTCACCTGACCCTCTCCCACATTGGGCCTGCCCTGTCTTACTGGGCTTTAAACTTTCTAGAATCAACTTGTATGTGCTTATCTGGATTAATGAAGAGCCTCCAAGCCCATCTGAACTGTACTGGCCTCTGGGGATGGGAGGTGGGATAGGGTGTCAGGCTAACAGCCATTCACCTCACTGGATCTTTTCCATGTTGACCCAGGTGTCCTATAACTCACCAGCCATGGGAATTGCTGCCACTTTCCAATCCCATTTCAGAAGTATCTCCTCACACAAAGTGAGCACCATGGAAACCTGAAGCTTCAGCAGGGGAGAGAATTTTCAGTTCAAGGCAATAAGAGAGTTGTAGGCATCCAAACCAGATCACTCCAGGAATGCTTAGAAGTGTGTCATCTTGATCCTATTTTTTAAGTCCTTAAAACTAGGTATTATGGATGATACTCTTCTAATTGTGGATTTCTGAGGCACTTTTTGCAGCAGTGGATCATTATGGGAAAAATTACACATTGGTTGTGTTACAGCACGTTACAGCCATGTTAAAGGGAACTCtcaaggagaggcaggacaccAAGGCTTGTAGAagaagcagagtttattgatgctAGCAACAGCTCAGTGGACTtgtgtcacaaaggctgagccccgaaTGCAGCGGGGCTGTCTCTTTTATATTGTTATACTTCCGGTTTTTTACATTGGGATAAAGGGTGACCTTATATGGTTATAACTTCCTTTTAGGTGGGAAAAGTTCTGGGCCGTTTAGCCATTACAGCAGGGCGGGACACAGCTGGGCATATACGATAACAGGGCAGGGTGCAGTCAGGAGAGCACTCAGGAGAACACTGGTGCCTCAGTTCCTTTGTTGAACTTTGGGAGTTTGATCATTTTGGGGGAGGAACAAAGAGAACTTGGAAGTGAAGTGAAAAGAACATGGGAAGGTA
It encodes:
- the ZNF512 gene encoding zinc finger protein 512 isoform X2 gives rise to the protein MSSRLGAVPATPGPTSFKQQRSTRIVGAKNRTQCSIKDNSFQYTIPHDDSLSGSSSASSCEPVTDFPASFRKSTYWMKMRRIKSAAPSHVEGSGGISTKGKRKPRQEEDEDYREFPQKKHKLYGRKPRPKTQPNPKSQARRIRKEPPVYAAGSLEEQWYLEIVDKGSVSCPTCQAVGRKTIEGLKKHMENCKQEMFTCHHCGKQLRSLAGMKYHVMANHNSLPILKTGDDIDEPSERERLRTVLKRLGKLRCMRESCSSSFTSIMGYLYHVKKCGKGAAELEKMTLKCHHCGKPYRSKAGLAYHLRSEHGPISFFPESGQPECLKEMSLESKSGGRVQRRSAKIAVYHLQELASAELAKEWPKRKVLQDLVPDDRKLKYTRPGLPTFSQEVLHKWKSDIKKYHRIQCPNQGCEAVYSSVSGLKAHLGSCTLGNFVAGKYKCLLCQKEFVSESGVKYHINSVHAEDWFVVNPTTTKSFEKLMKIKQRQQEEEKRRQQHRGRRSLRRRRQPGIELPETELSLRVGKDQRRNNEELVVSTSCMEPEQEPVPAQFQKVKPPKTNHKRGRK
- the ZNF512 gene encoding zinc finger protein 512 isoform X4, whose protein sequence is MLFLKSVAFFRLRLRDPHPLSSRGARGSWELRMTDFPASFRKSTYWMKMRRIKSAAPSHVEGSGGISTKGKRKPRQEEDEDYREFPQKKHKLYGRKPRPKTQPNPKSQARRIRKEPPVYAAGSLEEQWYLEIVDKGSVSCPTCQAVGRKTIEGLKKHMENCKQEMFTCHHCGKQLRSLAGMKYHVMANHNSLPILKTGDDIDEPSERERLRTVLKRLGKLRCMRESCSSSFTSIMGYLYHVKKCGKGAAELEKMTLKCHHCGKPYRSKAGLAYHLRSEHGPISFFPESGQPECLKEMSLESKSGGRVQRRSAKIAVYHLQELASAELAKEWPKRKVLQDLVPDDRKLKYTRPGLPTFSQEVLHKWKSDIKKYHRIQCPNQGCEAVYSSVSGLKAHLGSCTLGNFVAGKYKCLLCQKEFVSESGVKYHINSVHAEDWFVVNPTTTKSFEKLMKIKQRQQEEEKRRQQHRGRRSLRRRRQPGIELPETELSLRVGKDQRRNNEELVVSTSCMEPEQEPVPAQFQKVKPPKTNHKRGRK
- the ZNF512 gene encoding zinc finger protein 512 isoform X6, with product MKMRRIKSAAPSHVEGSGGISTKGKRKPRQEEDEDYREFPQKKHKLYGRKPRPKTQPNPKSQARRIRKEPPVYAAGSLEEQWYLEIVDKGSVSCPTCQAVGRKTIEGLKKHMENCKQEMFTCHHCGKQLRSLAGMKYHVMANHNSLPILKTGDDIDEPSERERLRTVLKRLGKLRCMRESCSSSFTSIMGYLYHVKKCGKGAAELEKMTLKCHHCGKPYRSKAGLAYHLRSEHGPISFFPESGQPECLKEMSLESKSGGRVQRRSAKIAVYHLQELASAELAKEWPKRKVLQDLVPDDRKLKYTRPGLPTFSQEVLHKWKSDIKKYHRIQCPNQGCEAVYSSVSGLKAHLGSCTLGNFVAGKYKCLLCQKEFVSESGVKYHINSVHAEDWFVVNPTTTKSFEKLMKIKQRQQEEEKRRQQHRGRRSLRRRRQPGIELPETELSLRVGKDQRRNNEELVVSTSCMEPEQEPVPAQFQKVKPPKTNHKRGRK
- the ZNF512 gene encoding zinc finger protein 512 isoform X1, with the protein product MSSRLGAVPATPGPTSFKQQRSTRIVGAKNSRTQCSIKDNSFQYTIPHDDSLSGSSSASSCEPVTDFPASFRKSTYWMKMRRIKSAAPSHVEGSGGISTKGKRKPRQEEDEDYREFPQKKHKLYGRKPRPKTQPNPKSQARRIRKEPPVYAAGSLEEQWYLEIVDKGSVSCPTCQAVGRKTIEGLKKHMENCKQEMFTCHHCGKQLRSLAGMKYHVMANHNSLPILKTGDDIDEPSERERLRTVLKRLGKLRCMRESCSSSFTSIMGYLYHVKKCGKGAAELEKMTLKCHHCGKPYRSKAGLAYHLRSEHGPISFFPESGQPECLKEMSLESKSGGRVQRRSAKIAVYHLQELASAELAKEWPKRKVLQDLVPDDRKLKYTRPGLPTFSQEVLHKWKSDIKKYHRIQCPNQGCEAVYSSVSGLKAHLGSCTLGNFVAGKYKCLLCQKEFVSESGVKYHINSVHAEDWFVVNPTTTKSFEKLMKIKQRQQEEEKRRQQHRGRRSLRRRRQPGIELPETELSLRVGKDQRRNNEELVVSTSCMEPEQEPVPAQFQKVKPPKTNHKRGRK
- the ZNF512 gene encoding zinc finger protein 512 isoform X5, with translation MSSRLGAVPATPGPTSFKQQRSTRIVGAKNSRTQCSIKDNSFQYTIPHDDSLSGSSSASSCEPVTDFPASFRKSTYWMKMRRIKSAAPSHVEGSGGISTKGKRKPRQEEDEDYREFPQKKHKLYGRKPRPKTQPNPKSQARRIRKEPPVYAAGSLEEQWYLEIVDKGSVSCPTCQAVGRKTIEGLKKHMENCKQEMFTCHHCGKQLRSLAGMKYHVMANHNSLPILKTGDDIDEPSERERLRTVLKRLGKLRCMRESCSSSFTSIMGYLYHVKKCGKGAAELEKMTLKCHHCGKPYRSKAGLAYHLRSEHGPISFFPESGQPECLKEMSLESKSGGRVQRRSAKIAVYHLQELASAELAKEWPKRKVLQDLVPDDRKGCEAVYSSVSGLKAHLGSCTLGNFVAGKYKCLLCQKEFVSESGVKYHINSVHAEDWFVVNPTTTKSFEKLMKIKQRQQEEEKRRQQHRGRRSLRRRRQPGIELPETELSLRVGKDQRRNNEELVVSTSCMEPEQEPVPAQFQKVKPPKTNHKRGRK